From a single Armatimonadota bacterium genomic region:
- a CDS encoding tetratricopeptide repeat protein — MRGLVQAFALFALLTSAAASPGQQTDRMKQVWEGIYNRMTHQSDQWYEDGDFPRCIQNLKMMHQLFPDDYEAATNLGWMLENVHEWDAALSVYVDFRKHNSKSPDAAWPEANYHYMKKNFAKVPAILEPTLAATPAPHPNTYRTLAHSYEKLGRFKDAARVWEALLKITPDDEAAKVNLKKMRDRIGSDG, encoded by the coding sequence ATGAGAGGACTTGTGCAGGCGTTCGCCCTGTTCGCGCTGCTCACGTCTGCAGCCGCAAGCCCGGGCCAGCAGACCGATCGAATGAAGCAGGTCTGGGAGGGCATCTATAACCGGATGACCCACCAATCGGACCAATGGTACGAGGACGGCGACTTTCCCCGGTGCATCCAGAACCTGAAGATGATGCACCAGCTCTTTCCAGATGACTACGAGGCTGCCACGAACCTGGGATGGATGCTTGAGAACGTCCATGAATGGGATGCGGCGCTGAGCGTCTACGTGGATTTTCGCAAGCACAATTCGAAGAGCCCCGACGCTGCGTGGCCGGAAGCGAACTACCACTACATGAAGAAGAACTTCGCTAAGGTGCCTGCGATCCTCGAGCCCACGCTGGCCGCCACGCCAGCACCCCATCCGAACACCTATCGAACGCTTGCCCACTCCTATGAGAAGCTGGGCCGCTTCAAGGATGCGGCGAGGGTTTGGGAAGCCCTGCTCAAGATCACTCCCGATGACGAGGCCGCAAAGGTGAACCTGAAGAAGATGCGGGACCGGATCGGCTCGGACGGGTAG
- a CDS encoding acetyl-CoA carboxylase carboxyltransferase subunit alpha, with protein sequence MQPKTWKEWEKPKPVVELEAGIEKLRQKLPAAPTKEARDALEAQIREYEGALEQFTNHLYAHLGPWEEVLVARADARPYSLDYIGQIFSNFVELQGDRCGNVDNAIIGGPALMDGRPVMVLGHQKGRNATERVYRNFGMAKPEGYRKAIRLMEMADRFGLPVVTFVDTPAADPGVASEQRGISEAIAAAMLAMFGLRVPVVSVVIGEGGSGGAIGIACGNRVLMLEHAIYSVIPPEGCAAILWRDPEKGPQAAQALRLTAKDADRLGLIDEILPEPLGGAHRNPGEAAQTVKEAIARHLAELEKLSPEELHADRQKKFRDMGLALASARP encoded by the coding sequence GTGCAGCCTAAGACTTGGAAAGAGTGGGAGAAACCCAAGCCGGTTGTCGAGCTGGAAGCCGGCATCGAGAAGCTTCGGCAAAAGCTGCCCGCTGCGCCAACAAAGGAAGCGCGCGATGCGCTCGAAGCCCAGATTCGAGAGTATGAAGGGGCGCTGGAGCAGTTCACCAATCACCTCTATGCCCATCTCGGCCCGTGGGAAGAGGTTTTGGTGGCTCGGGCCGATGCTAGGCCCTACTCCCTCGACTACATCGGCCAGATCTTCTCGAATTTCGTAGAGTTGCAAGGCGATCGCTGTGGGAACGTGGACAACGCCATTATCGGGGGTCCGGCGCTCATGGACGGGCGGCCGGTCATGGTCCTTGGCCATCAGAAGGGCAGAAACGCCACTGAGCGAGTCTATCGGAACTTCGGGATGGCCAAGCCAGAGGGCTACCGTAAAGCGATCCGGCTCATGGAGATGGCGGACCGATTCGGCCTGCCCGTAGTGACGTTCGTGGATACTCCGGCGGCCGATCCTGGCGTCGCGAGCGAACAGCGCGGGATTTCCGAAGCCATTGCCGCCGCGATGCTGGCCATGTTTGGGCTACGGGTTCCTGTTGTGTCGGTAGTGATCGGCGAGGGCGGGAGCGGTGGCGCCATTGGCATCGCCTGCGGGAACAGGGTCCTGATGCTTGAGCACGCGATCTATAGCGTGATCCCGCCGGAAGGTTGCGCAGCGATCCTCTGGCGCGACCCGGAAAAGGGCCCCCAAGCGGCCCAGGCGCTTAGACTTACCGCCAAGGACGCCGATCGCCTCGGGCTGATCGACGAAATCCTCCCCGAACCTCTGGGAGGCGCCCACCGCAACCCCGGAGAGGCGGCACAAACCGTCAAGGAAGCGATCGCCAGACATCTGGCGGAGCTGGAGAAGCTCTCTCCCGAGGAGCTCCATGCGGATAGGCAGAAGAAGTTCCGTGACATGGGGTTGGCGCTGGCGTCAGCGCGGCCCTAA
- a CDS encoding ParB/RepB/Spo0J family partition protein → MRRSLARGLSQFLGPSTTPDPPSARLPKQPKVRKANPGPSRTREPEVHAESGAARLLPLAAIRPNATQPRRHFEAGSLAELAASIQESGILQPVLVRPKAGTYELIAGERRYRAAAIAGLKEIPAIIRQEGERESLELALIENLQREDISPLEAARAFQRLLDEFKLTQEAVAKRVGKSRPAVANTLRLLRLPPRIQEGLQKGAISEGHARALLSVSDPAVQLALFERIVAKGLSVREVEEAVQAQGSERPAPNARRKPEDPHWEAIRTSLSERFGSPVKLQRKGEKGRLVIEFFSDDDLDRILESLEIRL, encoded by the coding sequence ATGCGCCGCTCGCTCGCCAGAGGCCTGTCCCAATTCCTAGGCCCCTCTACGACACCAGATCCCCCATCCGCTAGGCTGCCTAAGCAGCCCAAAGTACGGAAGGCGAACCCCGGACCCTCACGGACCAGGGAACCTGAAGTTCACGCCGAATCCGGGGCAGCGCGGCTGCTCCCTCTTGCTGCAATACGTCCCAACGCCACACAGCCCCGGAGGCACTTTGAGGCCGGGTCGCTCGCGGAACTTGCCGCGTCGATTCAGGAGTCGGGCATTCTGCAACCTGTGCTTGTTCGGCCCAAGGCTGGCACCTACGAGCTCATTGCCGGGGAGCGGCGCTATCGTGCGGCGGCGATCGCGGGGCTGAAGGAGATTCCGGCGATCATCCGTCAGGAGGGCGAGCGCGAGAGCCTTGAGTTGGCTCTCATCGAGAACCTGCAGCGCGAAGACATCTCCCCGCTGGAAGCCGCGAGAGCGTTCCAGAGGCTCCTGGATGAGTTCAAACTCACCCAAGAGGCCGTCGCCAAGAGGGTCGGCAAATCGCGCCCGGCGGTGGCCAACACGCTGCGCCTGCTCCGGTTGCCGCCGCGCATTCAGGAAGGGCTCCAGAAAGGCGCGATTTCGGAGGGCCATGCCCGCGCCCTGCTCTCGGTGAGCGATCCGGCGGTGCAGCTTGCCCTGTTCGAGCGGATCGTTGCGAAAGGGCTTTCCGTCCGCGAGGTTGAAGAAGCCGTACAAGCTCAAGGCAGCGAACGCCCGGCGCCAAACGCCCGACGGAAGCCAGAAGACCCGCATTGGGAGGCGATCAGGACCTCGCTCTCCGAACGCTTCGGGTCTCCGGTCAAGCTCCAACGCAAGGGTGAGAAGGGCCGGCTGGTGATCGAGTTCTTCTCCGACGACGACCTCGACCGGATTCTGGAGTCCCTGGAGATCAGGCTCTAG
- a CDS encoding PEP-CTERM sorting domain-containing protein, with product MNIRTVGYLASGALSVATIGLVLALSHRPSQGIAQKDLLVSKAAEREIAQALDSAMVLRSAPTQTWGQHLPNFQEGMEYRRRALEDAGRIAPVPEPSGVATLGLGLALFCRRKPRR from the coding sequence ATGAACATAAGAACTGTCGGATACCTCGCCTCAGGCGCGTTGTCGGTCGCCACCATTGGCCTCGTCCTCGCCCTTTCTCACAGGCCCTCACAGGGAATCGCCCAGAAGGACTTGCTGGTCTCGAAGGCCGCCGAAAGGGAAATCGCCCAAGCCCTCGACTCCGCGATGGTCCTGCGATCGGCCCCGACGCAAACGTGGGGCCAGCACCTTCCCAACTTCCAGGAAGGGATGGAGTACCGCAGGAGGGCGCTCGAGGACGCCGGCCGTATTGCACCGGTGCCTGAACCGAGCGGGGTCGCTACTCTCGGGCTTGGGCTGGCCCTGTTCTGCCGGCGTAAGCCTCGCCGATAG
- a CDS encoding acetyl-CoA carboxylase carboxyl transferase subunit beta: MDAFLQCAGCKKILFSLEFEQALRVCPHCGHHHRLTTQQRIEATFDPGSFVETDAELTSGDPLGFPEYAEKLAIAVQKTGRNDSMVAGIAALGGHKVSVGVSDFSFMGGSMGSVNGEKVVRIFERAIENACPVIVFGASGGARMQEGLLSLMQMARTTAAVDQLREARLPFISVFTDPTMAGVLASYASIADVILSEPGALVGFAGARVSAQAQVQKVPDDFQKAEFCFRSGMVDRIVKRREMRSTLILLVQMLMGGRRAA; the protein is encoded by the coding sequence ATGGATGCGTTTCTGCAATGCGCGGGCTGCAAGAAGATCCTCTTCTCCCTAGAGTTTGAGCAGGCGCTCAGAGTGTGCCCCCACTGTGGCCACCACCATCGCCTGACCACCCAGCAGCGAATCGAGGCCACGTTTGACCCGGGAAGCTTTGTCGAAACGGATGCGGAGCTGACCTCGGGCGATCCACTGGGCTTCCCTGAGTACGCCGAAAAGCTCGCAATCGCCGTGCAGAAGACCGGCCGGAACGACAGTATGGTCGCCGGAATCGCGGCGCTCGGGGGCCACAAGGTGAGCGTCGGCGTTTCCGATTTCTCTTTCATGGGCGGTTCGATGGGCAGCGTCAACGGGGAAAAGGTGGTGCGCATCTTCGAGCGAGCGATCGAGAACGCGTGCCCCGTGATCGTCTTTGGCGCCTCCGGCGGGGCCAGGATGCAAGAGGGGCTGCTCTCCCTGATGCAGATGGCGCGCACCACGGCTGCCGTCGATCAGCTCCGCGAGGCGCGGCTTCCCTTCATCTCCGTATTCACCGACCCGACCATGGCTGGAGTGCTGGCCAGCTATGCAAGCATCGCCGACGTCATCCTCTCCGAGCCTGGCGCGCTCGTTGGGTTCGCCGGCGCCAGGGTCAGTGCGCAGGCGCAAGTGCAGAAGGTGCCCGACGATTTCCAGAAGGCCGAGTTCTGCTTCAGAAGCGGCATGGTGGACCGCATCGTCAAGCGCCGCGAGATGCGCAGCACTCTCATCCTGCTGGTCCAGATGCTGATGGGAGGCCGCCGTGCAGCCTAA
- a CDS encoding proteasome accessory factor PafA2 family protein → MPIHDGDRIFGVETEFGCLAADTLGSSEDAVELIKDCIFYDLKQGALDLHSRDEVFEPAQCGGFLLNGGRLYIDAVGSHLEYATAECRSLQDLIANDRAGQRLIVSAIEHLGMSDEIDVYNNSVDHFGGHTFGCHENYLVRADGDLLNDSASLLYPFLVTRQIYAGVGRVGGHILTGGLRPNYQEVMENPIDYIWVSQVYGVIEDNSVPFQLSQRADHILKTIASRVRFNRALINPKWEHFYSHDGMTRLHLLFGESNQNEYAYALKVGTTCLVLDLIEDGLAPEMALSNPLTALREVSRDQSYRWQVELEDGRTISSVDLHRAYLKAAQRYRGRSPQTDWILGEWESTLDALEQDPLALADKLDWVAKKKVVEEYIRSELEQSPSPTQRLIDIRESKHAGDDALHSVDLEYHNIDPAKGLFFGLQQMGETERAVTDLAIVDAMTEPPQDTRALGRSQLVREVLKARGPKYYMFDWSGVAIDRNTYIEMPDPYETYARK, encoded by the coding sequence ATGCCCATCCACGATGGCGACAGGATCTTTGGTGTCGAGACTGAGTTCGGCTGCCTCGCCGCCGATACCCTGGGCTCATCCGAAGACGCCGTCGAACTCATCAAGGACTGCATTTTCTATGACCTCAAACAAGGCGCCCTCGACTTGCACTCGCGCGACGAGGTCTTTGAGCCCGCCCAATGCGGCGGTTTCCTGCTGAATGGGGGACGGCTCTACATTGACGCCGTAGGCTCTCACCTGGAGTACGCGACCGCCGAATGCCGCAGCCTGCAGGACCTGATCGCCAACGATCGCGCGGGCCAGCGCCTGATCGTCTCGGCCATCGAGCACCTTGGGATGAGCGACGAGATCGACGTCTACAACAACTCCGTGGACCACTTCGGCGGCCACACCTTTGGGTGCCACGAGAACTACCTCGTGCGTGCCGATGGCGACCTGCTCAACGATTCTGCTTCGCTCCTCTACCCGTTTCTGGTCACGCGCCAAATCTACGCCGGCGTCGGCAGAGTAGGCGGGCATATCCTGACCGGCGGCCTTCGGCCCAACTACCAGGAGGTCATGGAAAACCCGATCGACTACATCTGGGTGAGCCAGGTGTACGGTGTCATCGAGGACAACTCCGTGCCTTTCCAACTCAGCCAGCGCGCCGACCACATCCTCAAGACCATCGCCAGCCGGGTCCGATTCAACCGCGCCCTGATCAACCCGAAATGGGAGCATTTCTACAGTCACGACGGCATGACAAGGCTGCATCTGCTGTTTGGAGAGAGCAACCAGAACGAATATGCCTATGCCTTGAAGGTCGGGACGACGTGCCTGGTGCTCGACCTCATCGAAGACGGCCTTGCCCCCGAAATGGCGCTCAGCAATCCGCTGACGGCGCTGCGAGAGGTCAGCCGCGATCAGTCCTACCGATGGCAGGTCGAGCTTGAAGACGGCCGCACCATTTCCTCGGTGGACCTTCATCGGGCGTATCTGAAGGCCGCTCAGCGCTATCGCGGAAGGAGCCCGCAGACCGATTGGATCCTCGGAGAATGGGAGAGCACACTCGACGCTTTGGAGCAGGACCCGCTCGCCCTTGCCGACAAGCTCGACTGGGTGGCCAAGAAGAAAGTGGTCGAAGAGTACATCCGGTCGGAACTCGAGCAGAGTCCTTCGCCCACACAGAGGCTCATAGACATTCGAGAGTCAAAGCATGCAGGCGACGACGCGCTTCATTCGGTGGACCTGGAGTACCACAACATCGATCCGGCGAAGGGGCTCTTCTTTGGGCTTCAGCAGATGGGCGAGACAGAGCGAGCGGTAACCGACCTGGCCATCGTGGACGCCATGACCGAGCCGCCTCAAGACACCCGCGCCCTGGGCCGCTCCCAACTCGTGCGCGAGGTCCTGAAAGCCAGGGGACCCAAGTACTACATGTTCGATTGGAGCGGGGTCGCGATCGATAGGAACACCTACATCGAAATGCCCGATCCTTATGAGACCTATGCCAGGAAATAG
- a CDS encoding carbohydrate ABC transporter substrate-binding protein — protein sequence MLAGMFRRLSLLAILCLAAWALWPRGSEANPSPGSAGASSAKKRYLIRMAPGLYMPGRRPMDLGEPLKALTDLARAFEKQFPDTAIEFTEAPVGQREYLVTQLAAGTAPEILNVNVEDVWQDVQKGWYVVLDPYLDAPNPYIPKGDPGSEQWWDLFKYQAISRGKSAPDRKYYCITYDMVETGVFFNKTIFKRLGLAIPSTWPELVEIQERIKRAGIIPMLVPTAEYADWGTDLIFDQFYGPILEGIDVFKDPVREPYLEGYLDWDEIAFLNSKGYFTRRDPRFAAVFRVMKAWRKYFPKSLDADQNRLFITQKAAMWWNGSWTVNRLARDPDIDFEWGVFYLPPIPRSMNRFADGHEQVVIGGSGTQLEVTNSAFDDTGVPATSTKLKRTIAFLQFLTVPKNAEKVINEILAFLPNVKGATPRPELMPFDEILKRKYTTTKWMYTFDLRFNEIYRRMLELYINDGIKEDEFLDWMEANVRSACETVVRRKSIDLTAFESEWKRLAPLRAGMKELP from the coding sequence ATGCTTGCAGGCATGTTCCGGCGCCTGTCCCTGCTGGCCATTCTCTGCTTGGCGGCTTGGGCGCTCTGGCCGCGAGGGTCGGAGGCGAATCCCAGCCCGGGAAGCGCCGGCGCCTCAAGCGCAAAAAAACGCTACCTCATCCGCATGGCGCCGGGGCTCTATATGCCGGGCCGCCGCCCGATGGATCTCGGCGAGCCTCTAAAGGCGCTCACCGACCTTGCTCGCGCATTTGAGAAGCAGTTCCCCGATACCGCGATTGAGTTCACTGAAGCCCCAGTGGGGCAGAGGGAATACCTCGTCACGCAGCTGGCCGCTGGAACCGCGCCCGAGATATTGAACGTCAACGTCGAGGACGTCTGGCAGGACGTTCAGAAGGGCTGGTACGTGGTGCTCGACCCCTATCTCGACGCGCCGAACCCCTACATCCCCAAGGGCGACCCCGGCAGCGAGCAGTGGTGGGACCTCTTCAAGTACCAAGCCATCAGCCGAGGAAAATCGGCGCCGGATCGAAAGTATTACTGCATCACCTACGACATGGTGGAGACCGGCGTCTTCTTCAACAAGACCATCTTCAAGCGGCTGGGCCTGGCCATCCCCTCAACCTGGCCCGAGCTGGTCGAGATTCAGGAAAGGATCAAGCGAGCGGGCATCATTCCGATGCTTGTGCCCACGGCTGAGTATGCCGATTGGGGGACCGACCTGATCTTCGACCAGTTCTACGGGCCCATACTCGAGGGGATCGACGTCTTCAAGGACCCTGTCCGCGAGCCCTATCTGGAGGGCTACCTGGACTGGGATGAGATTGCCTTTTTGAACTCAAAGGGCTATTTCACGAGGCGAGATCCGAGGTTTGCAGCGGTCTTCAGGGTTATGAAGGCTTGGCGAAAGTACTTTCCAAAGAGCCTTGATGCGGACCAGAACCGGCTCTTTATCACCCAGAAGGCCGCGATGTGGTGGAACGGCAGCTGGACCGTGAACCGCCTTGCAAGGGACCCAGACATCGATTTTGAGTGGGGCGTGTTCTATTTGCCTCCAATTCCGCGGTCGATGAACCGCTTTGCCGACGGGCACGAGCAAGTGGTTATCGGAGGATCTGGAACCCAGCTGGAGGTGACCAACAGCGCTTTCGACGACACCGGCGTTCCCGCCACGTCGACCAAGCTTAAGCGAACCATCGCCTTCCTTCAATTCCTAACGGTGCCCAAAAACGCCGAGAAGGTCATCAACGAGATCCTGGCGTTCCTACCCAATGTCAAGGGCGCTACCCCTCGGCCAGAGTTGATGCCGTTCGATGAAATCCTGAAGCGAAAATACACAACCACCAAGTGGATGTACACGTTCGACCTCCGGTTCAACGAAATCTACCGAAGGATGCTCGAACTCTATATCAACGACGGCATCAAGGAAGACGAGTTCCTCGATTGGATGGAGGCGAACGTTCGATCGGCTTGCGAGACCGTTGTTAGGCGCAAGAGCATTGACTTAACGGCCTTTGAATCTGAATGGAAGCGCCTCGCGCCTCTTCGAGCTGGCATGAAGGAGCTCCCATAG
- the nadE gene encoding NAD(+) synthase, with protein sequence MGIPILRGAPFDPQSDEAIRCDPELVARWLVAFLQDECISRRGIRRAVIGVSGGVDSAVSVALCAKAFGSENVHGFRLPHRSSSPESLAHGQLVIDAFGIQGQTIDISAMADGYAALEPGISPLRLGNVCARCRMIVLFDQSAKLGALPIGTGNKTERLFGYYTWHADDAPPINPLGDLLKSQIWQLAEYLQVPAVVRSKPPTADLVHGQTDEGDFGISYREADRILHLLLQGFEAGKLKEMGFDSAKVDLVYRRVQSTHWKRRLPTVAMISPTAIGESYLRPVDY encoded by the coding sequence ATGGGGATCCCGATCCTGCGTGGCGCGCCGTTTGATCCGCAGTCCGATGAGGCCATTCGGTGCGATCCGGAGTTGGTGGCCCGTTGGCTCGTGGCGTTTCTCCAAGACGAGTGCATCAGCCGTCGCGGCATCCGAAGGGCGGTTATTGGGGTGTCCGGAGGGGTGGATTCAGCGGTTTCCGTCGCGCTCTGCGCCAAGGCGTTTGGCTCTGAGAATGTCCACGGGTTTCGCCTACCGCACCGCTCCTCTTCGCCGGAATCGCTGGCTCATGGACAGTTGGTCATCGACGCTTTTGGCATCCAGGGACAGACGATCGACATCTCCGCCATGGCCGATGGGTACGCCGCCCTTGAACCTGGCATCTCGCCATTGCGGCTGGGAAACGTCTGCGCCCGCTGCCGCATGATCGTGCTCTTTGACCAGTCTGCCAAGCTAGGCGCCCTGCCCATCGGAACCGGGAACAAGACCGAGCGATTGTTCGGCTACTACACCTGGCATGCCGATGACGCGCCGCCGATAAACCCGCTAGGGGACCTGCTGAAATCCCAGATTTGGCAGCTTGCTGAGTACCTCCAGGTACCCGCAGTGGTGCGAAGCAAACCCCCCACGGCGGACTTGGTCCACGGCCAGACCGATGAAGGCGACTTCGGGATCAGCTACAGAGAGGCCGACCGGATCCTCCACTTACTGCTTCAGGGCTTCGAAGCGGGGAAGCTGAAGGAGATGGGATTTGATTCTGCGAAGGTGGACCTTGTTTATCGGCGAGTGCAGTCCACCCACTGGAAGCGCCGCCTGCCCACGGTCGCGATGATCAGCCCAACGGCTATTGGGGAGAGCTACCTGCGACCCGTAGACTATTAG
- the gatB gene encoding Asp-tRNA(Asn)/Glu-tRNA(Gln) amidotransferase subunit GatB: MSDWVVSVGMEVHVELNTRSKMFCRCEVAFAGAPNTRVCPVCLGLPGALPVANREAVRKVIQTALALNCKIAENPLEVDVASGTEIHGSEFHRKNYFYPDLPKGYQISQYGETNPIGFDGYLEIPAKSGLKKVHIRRVHLEEDTGKLIHLPGGRSGVDYNRSGVPLMEIVTDFPPDITTAEEAKEYLVQLRAILRYLDVSDCRLEEGSMRCEPNISIRQADSADYGTKTELKNLNSFRAVQLGVEHEAERQAGILDSGGKVRQETRGWNESRLESFSQRVKEGEADYRYFPDPDLPPMRLEGQDIEELRLALPELPLAKSRRFQEAFGLSDYDAGLLVPEKDWAAFFEEAVALGGDPKAVCNWMNAELAMFLNADGLEARDSNVTPHHLVELTKLIASGQISGKMAKDVFRKVFETGDSPDRIVRESGLVQLTDPAEIEKLCREVIISNRENVQKVKDGQTGVLGFLIGQVMKLSQGRANPQIVQSEMRRLIESE, encoded by the coding sequence ATGTCCGACTGGGTCGTCAGCGTGGGGATGGAGGTCCACGTCGAACTGAACACGCGATCGAAGATGTTCTGCCGATGCGAGGTGGCCTTCGCCGGCGCGCCCAATACCCGCGTTTGCCCGGTCTGCCTCGGCCTGCCTGGCGCTTTGCCCGTTGCCAACCGCGAGGCCGTCCGCAAGGTGATCCAGACCGCTCTGGCGCTCAACTGCAAGATCGCTGAGAACCCGCTGGAGGTCGATGTCGCCTCAGGCACAGAAATTCACGGCTCCGAGTTTCACCGCAAGAACTACTTCTATCCCGACCTTCCCAAGGGCTACCAGATCAGCCAGTACGGCGAGACCAACCCGATCGGGTTTGACGGATACCTGGAGATTCCAGCGAAAAGCGGCCTCAAGAAAGTGCATATCCGGCGCGTCCATCTGGAAGAGGACACCGGCAAGCTGATCCACCTTCCTGGCGGCAGGTCGGGGGTGGACTACAATCGGTCCGGCGTTCCCTTGATGGAGATCGTCACCGATTTTCCGCCAGACATCACTACTGCGGAGGAGGCCAAGGAGTATCTGGTCCAGCTCAGGGCGATTCTCCGGTACCTGGACGTCAGCGACTGCCGCCTTGAAGAGGGCTCCATGCGCTGCGAGCCCAACATAAGCATCCGACAGGCGGATTCCGCCGACTACGGAACCAAAACGGAGCTAAAGAACCTCAACAGTTTCCGCGCCGTGCAGCTTGGGGTCGAACATGAAGCGGAAAGGCAGGCCGGCATTCTGGATTCGGGCGGCAAGGTGCGTCAGGAGACGCGGGGGTGGAACGAGAGCCGCCTGGAGAGCTTTTCGCAGCGCGTCAAAGAGGGGGAGGCCGATTATCGCTACTTCCCTGACCCAGACCTTCCACCCATGCGCCTCGAGGGACAGGACATCGAGGAGCTGAGACTGGCCCTGCCGGAGCTCCCGCTAGCCAAGAGCCGCCGCTTCCAGGAGGCCTTTGGGCTCTCCGACTACGACGCGGGGCTGCTCGTTCCTGAAAAGGACTGGGCCGCGTTCTTCGAGGAGGCCGTGGCCTTAGGGGGCGATCCCAAGGCAGTCTGCAACTGGATGAACGCCGAACTGGCCATGTTCCTCAACGCCGATGGGCTGGAAGCCCGCGATTCAAACGTCACGCCCCATCATCTCGTCGAGTTGACGAAGCTGATCGCTTCTGGCCAGATCAGCGGCAAGATGGCGAAGGACGTCTTCCGGAAGGTCTTTGAGACAGGCGATTCACCGGACCGCATCGTGCGTGAATCCGGGCTTGTCCAGCTCACCGACCCTGCCGAAATCGAGAAACTCTGCCGAGAAGTGATCATAAGCAATCGCGAGAACGTCCAAAAGGTCAAGGACGGGCAAACCGGAGTTCTGGGGTTCCTGATCGGCCAGGTCATGAAGCTAAGCCAAGGGCGAGCCAATCCGCAGATCGTGCAAAGCGAAATGCGGCGTCTGATAGAGAGCGAATGA
- a CDS encoding GNAT family N-acetyltransferase, producing the protein MFRYEARPMTAGDIRSAIGLQHLCFPPPFPAEQLFRAEHLERHLDIFPEGQFVVTARNDALLGNPKKQSVLGSASTLILSEETWLAHDDWETRCGGFTFKRHDPHGTTLFGADISVHPGHRGRGVGRMLYEARFDLVRRLGLKRFGTACRIPGFGEWSAANPGYRQDDYCRLVEEGEISDRTLTPLLRYGLQLTGVVENHMHDEESGDAAAILEWVP; encoded by the coding sequence ATGTTTCGCTACGAAGCGCGCCCAATGACCGCCGGCGATATCCGAAGCGCCATCGGACTGCAGCACCTCTGCTTTCCACCTCCTTTCCCTGCGGAGCAGCTTTTCAGGGCAGAACACCTGGAGCGGCATCTGGACATCTTCCCTGAGGGACAATTCGTGGTCACCGCAAGGAACGATGCGCTGCTTGGCAACCCAAAGAAGCAGTCGGTCCTCGGGAGCGCCAGCACCCTCATCCTTTCAGAGGAGACCTGGCTCGCTCACGATGATTGGGAGACAAGGTGTGGGGGCTTTACGTTCAAACGCCACGACCCTCACGGCACGACGCTCTTCGGCGCCGACATCAGTGTGCACCCGGGACATCGCGGCCGAGGAGTGGGCCGGATGCTCTATGAAGCCCGGTTTGACCTTGTTCGCAGGCTTGGGCTGAAGCGCTTTGGAACGGCATGCCGCATCCCCGGCTTTGGGGAGTGGTCTGCCGCAAACCCTGGCTATCGCCAGGATGACTACTGCCGCCTGGTAGAAGAGGGCGAGATCAGCGACCGCACCCTTACGCCGCTGCTCCGGTACGGGCTTCAACTCACCGGCGTCGTAGAAAACCACATGCACGACGAGGAATCGGGCGACGCCGCGGCGATCCTGGAGTGGGTACCCTAA